A stretch of the Carassius carassius chromosome 50, fCarCar2.1, whole genome shotgun sequence genome encodes the following:
- the LOC132133259 gene encoding transmembrane protein 258 has translation MELEAMTRYTSPVNPAVFPHLTVVLMAIGMFFTAWFFVYEVTSTKYTRDLYKELLISLVASLFMGFGVLFLLLWVGIYV, from the exons ATG GAGCTGGAAGCCATGACTAGATACACCAGTCCAGTGAACCCTGCAGTGTTTCCTCACCTCACTGTAGTGCTGATGGCCATCGGCATGTTCTTCACCGCCTGGTTCTTTGT ATATGAAGTGACGTCCACGAAGTACACGCGAGATCTGTACAAAGAGCTGCTGATTTCTCTGGTGGCTTCGCTCTTCATGGGCTTCGGCGTTCTGTTCCTCTTACTGTGGGTCGGCATTTATGTCTGA